The window AAGGAGTTTTACATTTAAAAAGGTGCGTGCTCCGGGCGATGGGTCCAGGGCACGAATCCGGTCGCAGATGGCTTTGGCGTCTGCCGTCCAGGATATCTTCTCGTCCGACTTGGTAAGGGGAGGAGCCTGAACGAACTCCCCGTGCTCCTGCGGTCTGCGGGAAAGGGTACCTTTCTGCAAAAGCGAAAGGGTTTCAATCAACAGCTCGGCGCCGATCTCAGAAAGTTTTGTGTACAGGGTGCCGAAGTTGTCCGTGTCGGTAATAGGTATCGCCTTCTGGAGCAGAATATCGCCCGTATCCAGCCCTTCGTCCATTAACATTGTCGTGACCCCTGTTTCTTCTTCGCCTTTCAACAGCGCCCATTGTATCGGCGCCGCCCCTCTGTACTTGGGGAGCAGCGAGGCGTGAATATTTATACAGCCGTTGGACGGTATCGAAAGAATTTCTCTGGGGAGTATCTTTCCGTAAGCCGCTACGATAATCGCTTCCGGGGACGCATCGCGGATACGGGCGATCGATTCCTGTTCCTTCACACGAATCGGTTGGAAAACGGTCATTCCGTGAGTAAGTGCGACATCCTTAACCGGCGGCGGGGACACCACCCCACCCCGGCCCCTCGGCCTGTCGGGCTGGGTGACTACCAGTGCGACCTGATGGCCGGTGTTAATTAATGCTTCAAGGGCCGGAACCGCGAAGACCGGTGTACCCATGAAAACAATTCGCGTAACTAATCACCCTTTCGCATCACATTGGCGTAACCACTATCCCTCGTCGCGCACGATTTTAAGTGCCCGGTCGATGAAAAGAACACCATCGAGGTGGTCGATCTCGTGCTGCAGCGCCCTTGCAAAATAATCCTTCGCGTCGATTTCCACTGTTTCACCGTGACGGTTCATCGCTCTGACCTTCACATAGCTTGCTCTTCTTACCTCGCCCCATATTCCCGGAAGGCTTAAACATCCTTCCCGGTCAGTGACGTTTCCCTTGGCGGTAAGGATTTCCGGATTTATTAACTCGTGTAAACCGTGTCCGGCGTCCACCACGATCACACGTTTCGGAACGCCGACCTGCGGCGCCGCCAAGCCCAAACCGCTGGCGGAATGCATAGTTTCGGTCATGTCGTCAATAAGACGAAGCACCGCCGGGGTGATTTTCATAACCGGCCGCGCTTTTTCCCGTAAAACCGGATCTCCGACCTGTACAATCCTAAAGACAGCCATCCTTTCTCTCCTTCGGAAATAGTGCTTCTTTCGGTGGGCGCAGCGATGAGTAACGCATTGCTGCCAACTGCGAGGTGGGGAGGTGGGGGGTTAGAGGTTAGATGCTTGTGGGGATTCGCTTATAAGCGAATCCTTCCGAGAACTTCCAACTTCTCACTTCACACTTCCCGATCGTCCCGGTTCGTCTCCGTCGCTCTTCCTTGCTCTGCTTGCTTCTCACGGCGTTTCGTTTATGTCATACTACTGCAGCTAAGCAACACGCTTACGGGTCATTTTCGTGGTGCCGCCGAATGCGGCATCGGCGACTCCCTCAACAAATCTTTTCCTTTTGGTCTGATTATAATAATTATAAGGCTGCCGGCAACAAAACTTGCGGCGGGCAAACGTTTATTAATAAACACTATACTAAACTCTGAGGGTCGACGTCGACAGTTAACTTGATGTTTTTATGAGGGGTCATCCCTTCCAGAACATCGCGGCAGATCCGGCGCAAGGCCTCTCCGCGTTTCCCTTTTAGAATAATATGCCACCGATAACGGCCTTTTAATTTACTAAAGGGGCACGGCGCCGGTCCAAGCACTACAAACTCACCTTCTGTGGTTGATTTTGCCAGGGAGGCGAATTCCCCGGCCTGCGAGACAACAGCATCTTCGGAAAGGCCGGAGACAAGAACCCGCAGCAACGAGGTGTAAGGAGGATAACCAAAACGTCTCCGGAAGTCGAGTTCTTTGCGGGCGAAGGCCGAGTAGTCCTGGCGGGAACTTAGCTGTACGGCGTAATGCTCCGGACAGTGGGACTGAATAACAACTTCGCCCGGCAGTTCGCCCCGTCCGGCACGTCCTGCTACCTGGTATAAAAGTTGAAAGGTTCGCTCGGCCGCCCGAAAGTCAGGCAGCAAAAGTGAGGTGTCGGCGTTGATTACACCGACAAGCGTCACCCCAGGAATATCCAGGCCTTTTGCAACCATCTGGGTGCCGATTAGGATATCCACGTCCCTGGCCATAAATGCATCGAGAATTGAAGCGTGGCTGCCCCGGCGGGCCGTCGTTTCCGCATCCATTCTCAAAACGCGGGCATTCGGATAAAAGCCGCGCACCTCTTCCTCCACCCGCTGCGTGCCGGACCCGAATTGTTCCAACCGGCTGTCGCAAACCGGACATCTGCCGGGGTGACGTGTCCTGTGGTGGCAGTAGTGGCAGAGGAGCGTTTCCGGCTGATGATAGGTTAACGCTATGTCACAGTTCGGACAGCGGATGATGTTCCCGCATGTCCGGCAAAGGACGAATGACGCAAACCCACGTC is drawn from Bacillota bacterium and contains these coding sequences:
- the fmt gene encoding methionyl-tRNA formyltransferase, giving the protein MVFMGTPVFAVPALEALINTGHQVALVVTQPDRPRGRGGVVSPPPVKDVALTHGMTVFQPIRVKEQESIARIRDASPEAIIVAAYGKILPREILSIPSNGCINIHASLLPKYRGAAPIQWALLKGEEETGVTTMLMDEGLDTGDILLQKAIPITDTDNFGTLYTKLSEIGAELLIETLSLLQKGTLSRRPQEHGEFVQAPPLTKSDEKISWTADAKAICDRIRALDPSPGARTFLNVKLLKIWRAKEWTGEGTLRGLPGEVIGSNAEGIIVQAGTGAVLLQELQAAGSRRLPAAVFLRGHPLPAGTILGE
- the def gene encoding peptide deformylase, whose amino-acid sequence is MAVFRIVQVGDPVLREKARPVMKITPAVLRLIDDMTETMHSASGLGLAAPQVGVPKRVIVVDAGHGLHELINPEILTAKGNVTDREGCLSLPGIWGEVRRASYVKVRAMNRHGETVEIDAKDYFARALQHEIDHLDGVLFIDRALKIVRDEG